A region from the Streptomyces lydicus genome encodes:
- a CDS encoding DsbA family protein, producing MSDAVKTPADFWFDPLCPWAWMTSRWMLEVEKVRPVEVRWHVMSLAVLNENRLDELPAQYAENMRPGGKSWGPVRVVIAAQQLHGDEVVGPLYTALGTRIHNEGLGVNPESIAAALDDAGLPADLIAYADKDTYDAELRASHKAGIDLVGQEVGTPVIAVPGHDGEQIAFFGPVVTPAPKGEEAAKLWDGTLMVASIPGFYEIKRTRTQGPVFD from the coding sequence GTGTCCGACGCCGTGAAGACCCCCGCCGACTTCTGGTTCGACCCGCTGTGCCCCTGGGCCTGGATGACCTCCCGCTGGATGCTGGAGGTGGAGAAGGTCCGCCCGGTCGAGGTGCGCTGGCATGTGATGAGCCTGGCGGTGCTCAACGAGAACCGGCTCGACGAGCTCCCCGCGCAGTACGCCGAGAACATGCGCCCCGGCGGCAAGTCCTGGGGCCCGGTCCGCGTGGTGATCGCCGCCCAGCAGCTGCACGGCGACGAGGTCGTGGGCCCGCTCTACACCGCGCTCGGCACCCGCATCCACAACGAAGGCCTCGGGGTGAACCCGGAGAGCATCGCCGCCGCCCTGGACGACGCGGGCCTGCCCGCCGACCTGATCGCGTACGCCGACAAGGACACCTACGACGCCGAGCTGCGCGCCTCCCACAAGGCGGGCATCGACCTGGTCGGCCAGGAGGTGGGCACCCCGGTCATCGCGGTCCCTGGCCACGACGGCGAGCAGATCGCCTTCTTCGGGCCGGTCGTCACCCCTGCCCCCAAGGGCGAGGAGGCCGCCAAGCTGTGGGACGGGACGCTGATGGTCGCCTCCATCCCCGGCTTCTACGAGATCAAGCGGACCCGGACCCAGGGGCCGGTCTTCGACTGA
- a CDS encoding ribose-5-phosphate isomerase, with amino-acid sequence MRVYLGSDHAGFELKNHLVEWLTAHGHEPVDCGPHLYDAQDDYPPFCLRAAEKTAADPDSLGIVIGGSGNGEQIAANKVKGVRAALAWSEETAKLGREHNNANVISVGGRMHTQEEATRFIEVFLGTPYSGEERHTRRIDMLSAYETTGELPAIPAHHPQG; translated from the coding sequence ATGCGCGTGTACCTCGGCTCCGACCATGCAGGTTTTGAACTCAAGAACCACCTCGTCGAGTGGCTCACGGCCCACGGCCACGAGCCCGTCGACTGCGGTCCCCACCTCTACGACGCCCAGGACGACTACCCGCCGTTCTGCCTGCGCGCCGCGGAGAAGACCGCCGCCGACCCGGACAGCCTCGGCATCGTGATCGGCGGTTCCGGCAACGGCGAGCAGATCGCCGCCAACAAGGTCAAGGGCGTACGGGCCGCGCTGGCCTGGAGCGAGGAGACCGCCAAGCTCGGCCGCGAGCACAACAACGCCAACGTCATCTCCGTGGGCGGCCGGATGCACACCCAGGAAGAGGCGACCCGCTTCATCGAGGTCTTCCTCGGCACGCCCTACTCGGGCGAGGAGCGGCACACCCGCCGCATCGACATGCTCTCGGCCTACGAGACCACCGGCGAGCTGCCCGCCATCCCCGCCCACCACCCGCAGGGCTGA
- a CDS encoding amino acid permease, whose protein sequence is MHDAPTHAVESSPGTAADGKEPLAAGLKQRHLTMLGLGGVIGAGLFVGSGAGIAVAGPGIVLSYLIAGALAMLVMRMLGEMSAAMPASGAFSVHAERALGRWAGFSVGWLYWFLLVVVLAVEATGAAQIANGWVPAVPQWGWVLIFMIVFTVANLASVKNFGEFEFWFATLKVTAIVLFLALSLLAVFGVLPDTEPVGLANLTGHGGFLPHGWSGVVSGVLAVVFAFGGLEVVTIAAAESDDPARAVGRAVRSAVWRILFFYVGSMLVIVTLLPWSSMQPGKSPYVAVLDSIGVPGAGQIMNIVVFVALLSALNANLYGSSRMVFSLAERGEAPRALLKVSGGSARSGEAGSGGGVPRRAVLASVAFGFVSVLLNLEWPDSVFLYMLNAVGAVLLFVWGLIAVSQLRLRPRIAREAPEKLTLRMWGFPYLTWAALVAMGAVLILMLTDDTARPQLLWSAGATALVLLVAGARALRERRGRR, encoded by the coding sequence ATGCACGACGCACCGACCCACGCCGTCGAGTCCTCCCCGGGGACGGCCGCCGACGGGAAAGAGCCGCTGGCCGCGGGCCTCAAGCAGCGCCATCTGACGATGCTGGGCCTGGGCGGAGTGATCGGCGCGGGCCTGTTCGTGGGCTCCGGCGCGGGGATCGCGGTGGCCGGTCCCGGGATCGTGCTGTCGTATCTGATCGCGGGCGCGCTGGCCATGCTGGTCATGCGGATGCTCGGCGAGATGTCGGCGGCGATGCCGGCGTCCGGGGCGTTCTCGGTGCACGCGGAGCGGGCGCTGGGGCGCTGGGCCGGCTTCAGCGTCGGCTGGCTGTACTGGTTCCTGCTGGTCGTGGTGCTGGCCGTGGAGGCCACCGGTGCGGCGCAGATCGCGAACGGCTGGGTCCCTGCGGTGCCGCAGTGGGGCTGGGTGCTGATCTTCATGATCGTTTTCACCGTCGCCAATCTGGCCTCGGTGAAGAACTTCGGCGAGTTCGAGTTCTGGTTCGCCACGCTGAAGGTCACCGCGATCGTGCTGTTCCTCGCGCTGAGCCTGCTGGCGGTCTTCGGGGTGCTGCCGGACACCGAGCCCGTCGGCCTGGCGAACCTCACCGGACACGGCGGCTTCCTGCCGCACGGCTGGTCCGGGGTGGTCTCCGGGGTCCTGGCCGTGGTGTTCGCCTTCGGCGGCCTGGAGGTCGTCACCATCGCCGCGGCCGAGTCGGACGATCCGGCGCGGGCGGTGGGCCGGGCGGTGCGCAGCGCGGTCTGGCGCATCCTGTTCTTCTACGTCGGCTCGATGCTGGTCATCGTGACCCTGCTGCCCTGGTCGTCGATGCAGCCGGGCAAGAGCCCCTACGTCGCGGTGCTGGACAGCATCGGCGTGCCGGGCGCCGGGCAGATCATGAACATCGTGGTGTTCGTGGCGCTGCTCTCCGCGCTGAACGCCAACCTCTACGGCTCCTCGCGGATGGTGTTCTCGCTGGCCGAGCGGGGCGAGGCGCCGCGGGCGCTGCTGAAGGTGTCGGGAGGGTCCGCCCGCTCGGGAGAGGCCGGGAGTGGCGGAGGGGTGCCGCGCCGCGCGGTGCTCGCCTCGGTGGCGTTCGGGTTCGTCTCCGTCCTGCTGAATCTGGAGTGGCCGGATTCGGTCTTCCTCTACATGCTCAACGCGGTCGGCGCGGTGCTGCTCTTCGTCTGGGGCCTGATCGCCGTCTCCCAGCTGCGGCTGCGTCCGCGGATCGCCCGCGAGGCGCCCGAGAAGCTGACCCTGCGGATGTGGGGCTTCCCGTATCTGACCTGGGCGGCGCTGGTGGCGATGGGCGCGGTGCTGATCCTGATGCTGACCGATGACACGGCCAGGCCGCAGCTTCTGTGGTCGGCCGGGGCGACCGCTCTGGTGCTGCTCGTCGCGGGCGCACGCGCGCTCCGGGAGCGTCGCGGACGCCGCTGA
- a CDS encoding Fpg/Nei family DNA glycosylase, translating to MPEGHTIHRLALDHRARFEGAPVRVSSPQGKFADGAALVDRQVMTTAEAHGKHLFLGFGVDRWIHVHLGLFGKLGFGPAPAPPPTDTVRLRLANPAAYADLRGPTTCALITDDEKHAIHDRLGPDPLRPGDDGSRAWQRISRSRTTIAALLLDQKIIAGVGNVYRAEVLFRHHIDPYRPGRDLTRTEWDAIWADLVFLMAQGVRDNRIDTVRPEHLPEAMGRPPRVDDHGGEVYVYRRAHQHCHLCGSEIRTAGLAARNLFWCPGCQPSTGG from the coding sequence GTGCCCGAGGGGCATACGATCCACCGCCTCGCCCTGGACCACCGCGCACGCTTCGAGGGCGCACCGGTACGGGTGAGCAGCCCCCAGGGCAAGTTCGCGGACGGCGCGGCGCTCGTCGACCGGCAGGTCATGACCACCGCCGAGGCGCACGGCAAACATCTCTTCCTCGGCTTCGGCGTGGACCGCTGGATCCATGTCCACCTCGGCCTGTTCGGCAAGCTCGGCTTCGGCCCGGCCCCCGCCCCGCCGCCCACCGACACGGTGCGCCTCCGGCTCGCGAACCCGGCCGCCTACGCGGACCTCCGCGGCCCCACCACCTGCGCACTGATCACCGACGACGAGAAGCACGCGATACACGACCGGCTGGGCCCCGACCCGCTGCGCCCCGGGGACGACGGCAGCCGCGCCTGGCAGCGGATCTCCCGCAGCCGTACGACGATCGCGGCGCTGCTGCTCGACCAGAAGATCATCGCCGGGGTCGGCAACGTCTACCGCGCCGAGGTCCTCTTCCGCCACCACATCGACCCCTACCGCCCCGGCCGCGACCTCACCCGCACCGAATGGGACGCGATCTGGGCCGACCTGGTGTTCCTGATGGCCCAGGGCGTCAGGGACAACCGGATCGACACCGTCCGCCCGGAACACCTGCCGGAGGCCATGGGCCGCCCGCCCCGGGTCGATGACCACGGCGGCGAGGTCTACGTCTACCGCCGGGCCCACCAGCACTGCCACCTCTGCGGCAGCGAGATCCGCACCGCGGGGCTCGCCGCCCGCAACCTCTTCTGGTGCCCGGGCTGCCAGCCCTCCACCGGCGGCTGA
- a CDS encoding biotin transporter BioY: MSTAALSRPGAVLADLLPAATASRARVRDAALVLGGAALTGIAAQIAVPVPGSPVPVTGQTFAALLVGASLGASRGALSLALYALAGLAGLPWFAGGTSGAGGATLGYIVGMLLAATVVGALARRGGDRGVLRTAATMAAGTAVIYAVGVPYLALSTGMSLGQAVAAGLVPFLIGDALKAALAMGALPTAWKLAGRRG, encoded by the coding sequence ATGAGCACTGCCGCTCTCTCTCGTCCTGGCGCTGTCCTCGCCGATCTGCTGCCGGCCGCCACCGCCTCCCGCGCCCGCGTCCGTGACGCCGCGCTGGTGCTCGGCGGCGCCGCGCTCACCGGTATCGCGGCCCAGATCGCCGTCCCGGTCCCCGGCTCCCCGGTCCCGGTCACCGGCCAGACCTTCGCCGCCCTCCTGGTCGGCGCCTCGCTCGGCGCGAGCCGCGGTGCGCTGTCGCTGGCGCTGTACGCCCTGGCGGGACTGGCGGGCCTGCCGTGGTTCGCCGGCGGCACCTCCGGAGCGGGCGGTGCCACCCTCGGCTACATCGTGGGCATGCTGCTCGCCGCCACCGTCGTGGGCGCGCTGGCCCGCCGCGGCGGCGACCGCGGGGTGCTGCGCACCGCCGCCACCATGGCCGCGGGCACCGCCGTGATCTACGCCGTCGGCGTCCCCTACCTGGCGCTGAGCACCGGCATGTCCCTCGGCCAGGCCGTCGCTGCCGGCCTGGTCCCGTTCCTGATCGGCGACGCCCTCAAGGCCGCGCTGGCCATGGGCGCGCTGCCCACGGCCTGGAAGCTGGCCGGGCGCCGCGGCTGA
- a CDS encoding superoxide dismutase, translating to MATYTLPELPYDYAELAPVISPEIIELHHDKHHAAYVKGANDTLEQLAEARDKEAWGNINGLEKNLAFHLSGHILHSIYWHNMTGDGGGEPHEKDGVGELADAIAESFGSYAGFKAQLTKAAATTQGSGWGVLAYEPVSGRLVVEQIYDHQGNVGQGSVPILVFDAWEHAFYLQYKNQKVDFIEAMWQVVNWQDVAKRYATAKERAHSLLLAP from the coding sequence ATGGCCACCTACACACTTCCTGAACTTCCGTACGACTACGCGGAGCTGGCGCCGGTCATCAGCCCCGAGATCATCGAGCTGCACCACGACAAGCACCACGCGGCGTACGTGAAGGGCGCGAACGACACCCTGGAGCAGCTCGCCGAGGCCCGCGACAAGGAAGCGTGGGGCAACATCAACGGCCTGGAGAAGAACCTCGCGTTCCACCTCTCCGGCCACATCCTGCACAGCATCTACTGGCACAACATGACCGGTGACGGTGGCGGCGAGCCGCACGAGAAGGACGGTGTGGGCGAGCTGGCCGACGCCATCGCCGAGAGCTTCGGCTCGTACGCCGGCTTCAAGGCCCAGCTGACCAAGGCCGCGGCCACCACCCAGGGCTCCGGCTGGGGCGTGCTGGCCTACGAGCCGGTCAGCGGCCGCCTGGTCGTCGAGCAGATCTACGACCACCAGGGCAACGTCGGGCAGGGCTCGGTCCCGATCCTGGTCTTCGACGCCTGGGAGCACGCCTTCTACCTGCAGTACAAGAACCAGAAGGTGGACTTCATCGAGGCCATGTGGCAGGTCGTGAACTGGCAGGACGTCGCCAAGCGGTACGCCACCGCCAAGGAGCGCGCGCACAGCCTGCTGCTGGCGCCGTAA
- a CDS encoding amino acid permease: MNRTPSSAASAREHGDAVQGAGPDSSTLSNGLKQRHLSMIALGGVIGAGLFVGSRAGIAAAGPSIVLAYAVSGALVMLIMRMLGEMAAANPASGSFSVHAERSIGSWAGFTVGWMFTALLCVAVAAEALGAADVMHQWFPGTQPWVWVLLFMLLFTGSNLTAVSNFGEFEFWFAALKVAAIGLFLILGLLAIFGVLPGTHAPGTSHLTGDGGFLPKGVDGLMVGLLASVFAYGGLETVTIAAAESEDPVRGVARAVRTAMWRIALFYVGSMAVIVTVIPWSAPSIAKSGPYVAVLDYLKIPAAGQIMNVVILIALLSAVNANLYGASRMAYSLISRGQGPAFLGKVSGGVPRRSVLLCSAFGFLAVLFSFLWPTTVFQWLLNMVGAAVLVVWGFIAAAQLRMRRRLEREAPEKLVVKMWAFPVLTWVALAGIVAVLLLMVRDENQRIQLLFTGGFGVVLAVIGLIRQRLLARDAGPAGP, from the coding sequence ATGAATCGGACACCCTCGTCCGCCGCATCCGCGCGCGAGCACGGCGACGCGGTCCAGGGCGCCGGCCCCGACAGCTCGACGCTGTCCAACGGCCTCAAGCAGCGCCACCTCTCGATGATCGCCCTGGGCGGGGTGATCGGCGCGGGCCTGTTCGTCGGCTCCCGCGCCGGCATCGCGGCGGCCGGTCCGTCGATCGTGCTGGCCTATGCCGTCTCCGGCGCGCTGGTCATGCTGATCATGCGGATGCTCGGCGAGATGGCCGCGGCGAATCCGGCCTCCGGCTCCTTCTCGGTGCACGCCGAGCGCTCCATAGGATCCTGGGCCGGGTTCACGGTGGGCTGGATGTTCACCGCGCTGCTGTGTGTGGCGGTGGCCGCCGAGGCGCTGGGCGCCGCGGACGTGATGCACCAGTGGTTCCCCGGCACCCAGCCCTGGGTGTGGGTCCTGCTGTTCATGCTGCTCTTCACGGGATCCAACCTGACCGCGGTCTCCAACTTCGGTGAGTTCGAGTTCTGGTTCGCCGCCCTGAAGGTCGCGGCGATCGGCCTCTTCCTGATCCTGGGCCTGCTGGCCATCTTCGGCGTGCTCCCGGGCACCCACGCCCCGGGCACCTCGCACCTCACCGGTGACGGCGGCTTCCTCCCCAAGGGCGTCGACGGCCTGATGGTCGGTCTGCTGGCGTCGGTGTTCGCCTACGGCGGGCTGGAGACGGTGACCATCGCGGCCGCCGAGTCCGAGGACCCGGTGCGCGGTGTGGCCCGCGCCGTGCGCACCGCGATGTGGCGGATAGCCCTCTTCTACGTCGGCTCGATGGCCGTCATCGTCACGGTCATCCCCTGGAGCGCACCCTCCATCGCCAAGAGCGGCCCGTACGTGGCGGTCCTGGACTACCTCAAGATCCCGGCGGCCGGCCAGATCATGAACGTGGTCATCCTGATCGCGCTGCTCTCCGCGGTGAACGCCAACCTCTACGGCGCCTCCCGGATGGCCTACTCCCTCATCTCCCGCGGCCAGGGCCCGGCCTTCCTCGGCAAGGTGAGTGGCGGCGTCCCGCGCCGCTCCGTCCTGCTGTGCTCCGCCTTCGGCTTCCTCGCGGTCCTCTTCAGCTTCCTGTGGCCCACCACGGTCTTCCAGTGGCTGCTGAACATGGTCGGCGCGGCCGTCCTGGTGGTGTGGGGCTTCATCGCCGCCGCCCAGCTGCGGATGCGGCGCCGGCTGGAGCGCGAGGCGCCCGAGAAGCTCGTGGTGAAGATGTGGGCCTTCCCGGTCCTGACCTGGGTGGCGCTGGCGGGCATCGTCGCCGTGCTGCTGCTGATGGTGCGCGACGAGAACCAGCGGATCCAGCTGCTGTTCACCGGTGGCTTCGGGGTGGTACTGGCCGTGATCGGGCTCATCCGGCAGCGGCTGCTGGCCAGGGACGCGGGCCCGGCCGGGCCGTAG
- a CDS encoding amino acid permease codes for MGAHPSPSSPGAGGTPTSTSVPGPGTPGGGPTGGQSQDGLQAGLKNRHLSMIAIGGVIGAGLFVGSGAGIAAAGPGILLSYALTGLLVVLVMRMLGEMAAASPTSGSFSAYADRAMGRWAGFTIGWLYWFFWSVVLAVEATAAASILTGWVPAVPQWAWALLVMIVLTGTNLISVGSFGEFEFWFAGIKVVAIVVFIVVGALAICGLPPGGAPVGTENLTGHGGFLPHGPGAILSGMLLVVFSFMGSEIVTLAASEAPNPVQAVRKAVNSVIWRIALFYLGSIAVIVTLLPWNSKAVEKSPYVAVLESLDIPYAGTVMDVVVLTAVLSCLNSGLYTASRMAFSLGQRGDAPKSFATVNKGGVPAVAIWASVAFGFVATIFSYTSKDTIFQFLLNSSGAVALFVWLVICFSQLRMRRVIERETPERLTVRMWLYPWLTYATIALIVFVIGYMFYNPDGRQQMVLSVVAAVVVLAVGLLLDRRRPRTAAVDGADGAGAPGAGAGVTDRA; via the coding sequence ATGGGCGCGCACCCTTCCCCGAGCTCTCCAGGAGCAGGGGGCACCCCCACCTCCACCTCGGTCCCCGGCCCCGGCACCCCCGGCGGCGGGCCCACCGGGGGACAGTCGCAGGACGGACTGCAGGCAGGGCTCAAGAACCGCCATCTGTCGATGATCGCCATCGGCGGTGTCATCGGCGCCGGCCTGTTCGTCGGCTCCGGCGCCGGTATCGCGGCCGCCGGCCCCGGCATCCTGCTCTCCTATGCGCTGACCGGTCTGCTGGTCGTGCTGGTCATGCGGATGCTGGGCGAGATGGCCGCGGCCTCGCCCACCTCGGGATCGTTCTCCGCGTACGCGGACCGGGCAATGGGCCGCTGGGCCGGCTTCACGATCGGCTGGCTGTACTGGTTCTTCTGGTCGGTCGTGCTGGCCGTCGAGGCGACCGCGGCCGCCTCGATCCTCACCGGCTGGGTCCCGGCCGTCCCGCAGTGGGCCTGGGCGCTGCTGGTGATGATCGTGCTGACCGGCACCAACCTGATCTCGGTCGGGTCGTTCGGCGAGTTCGAGTTCTGGTTCGCCGGGATCAAGGTCGTCGCGATCGTCGTCTTCATCGTGGTGGGCGCGCTGGCGATATGCGGGCTGCCGCCGGGCGGTGCCCCGGTCGGTACGGAGAACCTGACCGGGCACGGCGGGTTCCTGCCGCACGGTCCCGGCGCGATCCTCTCCGGCATGCTGCTGGTGGTCTTCTCCTTCATGGGCAGCGAGATCGTCACGCTGGCGGCGAGCGAGGCACCGAACCCGGTGCAGGCCGTCCGCAAGGCCGTCAACAGCGTCATCTGGCGGATCGCGCTCTTCTACCTCGGCTCGATCGCGGTGATCGTGACGCTGCTGCCGTGGAACTCCAAGGCGGTGGAGAAGAGCCCGTACGTGGCCGTGCTGGAGTCGCTGGACATTCCGTACGCGGGCACCGTGATGGACGTCGTGGTGCTGACCGCGGTGCTGTCCTGTCTGAACTCCGGGCTCTACACCGCCTCCCGGATGGCGTTCTCGCTCGGACAGCGCGGCGATGCGCCGAAGTCGTTCGCCACCGTCAACAAGGGCGGGGTGCCGGCGGTCGCGATCTGGGCGTCGGTCGCCTTCGGCTTCGTGGCGACGATCTTCAGCTACACCTCGAAGGACACCATCTTCCAGTTCCTGCTGAATTCGTCGGGCGCGGTGGCGCTGTTCGTGTGGCTGGTCATCTGCTTCTCGCAGCTGCGGATGCGCCGGGTCATCGAGCGGGAGACGCCGGAGCGGCTGACGGTGCGGATGTGGCTGTACCCGTGGCTGACCTACGCGACGATCGCGCTGATCGTCTTCGTCATCGGCTACATGTTCTACAACCCGGACGGACGCCAGCAGATGGTGCTGTCGGTGGTCGCGGCCGTGGTGGTGCTGGCGGTCGGGCTGCTCCTGGACCGGCGGCGGCCGCGGACGGCCGCGGTGGACGGGGCGGACGGGGCGGGTGCCCCTGGCGCCGGCGCCGGGGTGACGGACCGGGCGTAA
- a CDS encoding PP2C family protein-serine/threonine phosphatase has translation MTTGQGTEALTARVHKGLHRARIGVRKAGVDYFRGDGSDRFALAVLLLAIPALAAGTLGWPEWIAPTALVLPVIAGGLLLRPANLLILYAASAAALVVEAALFGPYDKGPERITPGTVLVVAAVGFAGLLIAQFRSRVGVPWRRGGTMLFDLRERIRVQSTLPALPEGWHHEMALRPAGGQFFSGDFVVASRTHGGQILEVVLTDVSGKGMDAASRALLLSGAFGGLLGSLPPHGFLPAANGYLLRQDWDEGFATSIHLVLDLESGDYELLSAGHLPALQLSAGSGRWEEKPGEGPLLGVFDGAQFDPVKGRLRPGDVLMLFTDGLVESADRDIAEGIDRLTGEADRYVASGFAGAAWHLIEAVAKDVNDDRALLLICRDA, from the coding sequence ATGACAACCGGCCAGGGAACGGAAGCCCTGACGGCCCGGGTGCACAAAGGCCTGCACCGGGCCCGCATCGGCGTGCGCAAGGCGGGCGTGGACTACTTCCGCGGCGACGGCTCCGACCGGTTCGCGCTGGCCGTCCTCCTCCTGGCCATACCCGCCCTCGCCGCGGGCACCCTCGGATGGCCCGAATGGATCGCCCCGACGGCGCTGGTCCTCCCGGTCATCGCCGGCGGACTGCTGCTGCGGCCGGCCAACCTCCTGATCCTGTACGCCGCTTCCGCGGCCGCGCTGGTCGTCGAGGCCGCGCTGTTCGGCCCGTACGACAAAGGGCCGGAACGGATCACTCCGGGCACGGTCCTGGTCGTCGCCGCGGTCGGGTTCGCCGGCCTGCTGATCGCCCAGTTCCGCAGCCGGGTCGGGGTGCCCTGGCGGCGCGGCGGCACCATGCTCTTCGACCTGCGCGAACGGATCCGGGTCCAGAGCACGCTGCCGGCGCTCCCCGAGGGCTGGCACCACGAGATGGCGCTGCGCCCGGCCGGCGGCCAGTTCTTCTCCGGCGACTTCGTGGTGGCCTCCCGCACCCACGGCGGCCAGATCCTCGAAGTGGTGCTGACCGATGTCTCCGGCAAGGGCATGGACGCGGCCTCCCGCGCGCTGCTGCTGTCCGGCGCCTTCGGCGGCCTGCTCGGCTCGCTGCCGCCGCACGGCTTCCTGCCCGCCGCCAACGGCTATCTGCTGCGCCAGGACTGGGACGAGGGGTTCGCCACCTCCATCCATCTCGTGCTCGACCTGGAGTCCGGCGACTACGAACTCCTCTCCGCAGGACATCTGCCGGCCCTCCAGCTCAGCGCCGGCAGCGGCCGCTGGGAGGAGAAGCCGGGGGAGGGGCCGCTGCTCGGCGTCTTCGACGGCGCCCAGTTCGACCCGGTCAAGGGGAGGCTGCGGCCGGGCGATGTCCTGATGCTGTTCACCGACGGCCTGGTCGAGTCCGCCGACCGCGATATCGCCGAGGGCATCGACCGGCTGACCGGCGAGGCCGACCGCTATGTCGCCAGTGGTTTCGCCGGGGCCGCCTGGCATCTGATCGAGGCCGTCGCCAAGGACGTCAACGACGACCGCGCGCTGCTGCTGATCTGCCGGGACGCGTAA
- a CDS encoding GNAT family N-acetyltransferase: MASELRILRDTEWDDWSNVLERAFGGVPPSGELHALRRALTEVERALAIWDDGDCVGTAGAFSFGLTVPGGAEVPVAGVTAVSVHATHRRRGLLRSMMRHQLTDVRERGEPLAVLTASEPAIYGRFGYGPATQDMELAVDTVRLPAPDLPGVEDVRLRLVDPAAAVADCERVYARLVPGRPGMLARRPGWERLPVLDEPDRRDGAGVLQCVVAEAAGEVVGYARFAVKPEHDHAGPAGTVLVRDVEALDPVGYAALWRFLFGIDLTTSVSVPGRPVDDALLHLVPDMRRCGIRLQESLFVRPVEVGAALAARTYLTPVDVVLEVSDPFCPWNEGRWRLSGDAQGAVCERTAAPADLALSVRELGSAYLGGFSLLALAAAGRVRELRSGASAAASRAFGSQVAPWLPHGF; this comes from the coding sequence ATGGCGAGCGAATTGCGGATATTGCGGGACACCGAGTGGGACGACTGGTCGAACGTGCTGGAGCGGGCGTTCGGCGGGGTGCCGCCGTCCGGGGAGCTCCATGCGCTCCGGCGTGCCCTCACCGAGGTCGAACGGGCCCTGGCCATCTGGGACGACGGCGACTGTGTCGGCACGGCGGGGGCCTTCTCCTTCGGGCTGACGGTGCCGGGCGGGGCCGAGGTGCCGGTGGCCGGCGTGACGGCGGTGAGCGTGCACGCCACGCACCGCCGCCGCGGCCTGCTGCGGTCGATGATGCGGCACCAGCTGACGGACGTCCGCGAGCGCGGTGAGCCGCTGGCGGTGCTGACCGCCTCCGAACCGGCGATCTACGGCCGGTTCGGCTACGGGCCCGCGACCCAGGACATGGAGCTGGCCGTGGACACCGTGCGGCTGCCCGCCCCCGACTTGCCCGGCGTGGAGGACGTACGGCTGCGGCTGGTCGATCCGGCGGCCGCGGTGGCCGACTGCGAGCGGGTCTACGCCCGTCTGGTGCCCGGCCGGCCCGGGATGCTGGCCCGGCGGCCCGGCTGGGAGCGGCTGCCCGTGCTGGACGAGCCGGACCGGCGGGACGGGGCGGGGGTGCTGCAGTGCGTGGTGGCCGAGGCGGCCGGCGAGGTGGTGGGGTACGCGCGCTTCGCGGTGAAGCCGGAGCACGACCACGCCGGGCCGGCGGGGACGGTGCTGGTCCGGGACGTCGAGGCGCTGGACCCGGTGGGGTACGCGGCGCTGTGGCGCTTTCTGTTCGGGATCGACCTGACGACGTCGGTGTCGGTGCCCGGCCGGCCGGTGGACGACGCGCTGCTGCATCTCGTACCGGACATGCGGCGGTGCGGCATCCGGCTGCAGGAGTCGTTGTTCGTCCGCCCGGTGGAGGTGGGCGCGGCGCTGGCGGCGCGGACGTACCTCACGCCGGTGGACGTCGTGCTGGAGGTCTCGGACCCGTTCTGCCCCTGGAACGAGGGGCGTTGGCGGCTGTCCGGCGACGCGCAGGGCGCGGTCTGCGAGCGGACCGCGGCCCCGGCCGATCTGGCGCTGTCGGTACGGGAGCTGGGCTCGGCCTATCTGGGCGGGTTCTCGCTGCTCGCGCTGGCGGCGGCGGGGCGGGTGCGCGAGCTGCGGTCCGGTGCGTCGGCGGCGGCCTCGCGGGCCTTCGGGTCACAGGTGGCGCCCTGGCTGCCGCACGGGTTCTGA